One Chanodichthys erythropterus isolate Z2021 chromosome 22, ASM2448905v1, whole genome shotgun sequence DNA window includes the following coding sequences:
- the LOC137012582 gene encoding olfactory receptor 52N2-like, which translates to MDNLTFRYSVLLVEGLQITPQSSQLTFIFLLMAYVFAMVSNIGILIQISAEKSLHQPMYILFCHLPVSDIIGTTVLIPRLLKDLMTDPTERYITYVECVFQAFFTHLYGTTSNTILMVMAFDRYVAICNPLRYPTIMSNKMIVKLSAGAWGAAVVPVSILIGLSVRLSHCRSFIPNHFCDNASLFKLSCENTVINNVYGLTFTVVLLTSSLGWVLLTYLRIAMVCIKSKNKATNSKAIKTCSTHLAVYIIMQICGFVPIFLHRFPVYADSRKFGSVLFHIIPPGLNPIIYGLQSKEIRQRMLKMCINKH; encoded by the coding sequence ATGGACAACCTGACATTTAGATATAGTGTACTCTTAGTGGAAGGACTGCAAATTACACCTCAGTCAAGCCAGcttacattcatttttctgttgatGGCTTATGTCTTTGCAATGGTGTCTAACATTGGGATTTTGATTCAGATCTCAGCTGAAAAAAGTTTACACCAGCCTATGTATATACTTTTCTGTCACTTGCCAGTGAGTGATATTATAGGAACAACTGTACTCATACCACGTTTACTGAAGGACTTAATGACAGACCCCACTGAGCGCTACATCACATATGTGGAGTGTGTTTTTCAAgctttttttacacatttatatGGAACAACATCCAATACTATTCTAATGGTCATGGCTTTTGACAGATATGTGGCCATATGCAATCCACTGCGATACCCAACTATAATGAGCAATAAAATGATTGTAAAACTGTCGGCAGGAGCCTGGGGTGCTGCAGTAGTTCCAGTGTCAATTTTGATCGGCCTCAGTGTGCGTCTCTCTCACTGCAGATCATTCATTCCAAACCACTTTTGCGACAATGCTTCACTATTTAAACTGTCCTGTGAAAATACAGTGATTAATAATGTATATGGATTAACTTTTACTGTGGTTTTACTCACCTCCTCACTTGGGTGGGTGTTACTGACATATCTCAGAATAGCAATGGTATgtataaaaagcaaaaacaaagcaaCCAACAGCAAAGCAATTAAAACCTGCAGCACTCACTTAGCTGTTTATATAATCATGCAGATCTGTGGATTTGTTCCAATTTTTCTGCACCGTTTCCCTGTATATGCTGATAGTAGGAAGTTTGGGAGTGTACTGTTTCATATTATACCACCTGGATTGAATCCCATAATATATGGTTTACAATCCAAAGAAATAAGACAAAGGATgttaaaaatgtgcataaataaacattaa